Proteins found in one Pontibacter sp. SGAir0037 genomic segment:
- a CDS encoding bifunctional response regulator/alkaline phosphatase family protein codes for MQRYNILWADDEIDLLKPHILFLEDRGYDITPVNSGADAIEKVQEQLFDIVFLDENMPGISGLETLNEIKGIRPTVPVIMITKSEEEHIMEEAIGAKITDYLIKPLNPNQILLSVKKVLDNKRLVSERTNMSYQRDFRTLGMAFGERLSPMEWADIYKKLVFWELEIDETENRSMADVINMQKDEANSNFAKFIMDNYEDWINKDSDEMPLMSHQIFKERVFPMMKESDRPVYFLLIDNLRYDQWKVLEPLISDYFTVDQEEMYYSILPTTTAYARNAIFSGMLPTDIAKRYPNLWVGDDEEEGKNLHEPEFLDIQMQQNRINEKYSYHKITNPAAGKDLLAKFNNLDNNKLNVIVYNFVDMLSHARTDSNMVRELAPDESAYRSITKSWFLHSPLFETLRMISEKKGRLIITTDHGTIRVKRPFKIIGDRNTNTNLRYKHGKNLGYTDKDVFTVKKPERFFLPKANVSTTFVFAIEDYFFAYPNNYNYYVNYYKDTFQHGGISLEEVIIPFVVLSPKNA; via the coding sequence ATGCAAAGATATAATATTTTATGGGCGGATGATGAAATTGATCTGCTGAAGCCCCATATACTTTTCCTGGAAGACCGTGGTTACGATATAACTCCTGTAAACAGTGGAGCCGATGCCATAGAAAAGGTGCAGGAACAGCTGTTCGATATTGTTTTTCTAGATGAGAACATGCCCGGTATAAGCGGCCTCGAGACGCTTAACGAAATAAAAGGCATACGGCCGACCGTTCCCGTAATCATGATCACGAAGAGTGAGGAAGAGCATATTATGGAGGAGGCCATCGGTGCCAAAATAACCGATTACCTGATCAAGCCCCTGAACCCCAACCAGATCCTGCTTTCCGTTAAAAAGGTGCTGGACAACAAGCGCCTGGTATCAGAGCGCACCAACATGAGCTACCAGCGCGACTTCCGCACACTGGGTATGGCTTTCGGGGAACGGTTAAGTCCGATGGAATGGGCCGATATCTACAAAAAGCTGGTATTCTGGGAGCTGGAGATAGACGAGACAGAGAACAGGAGTATGGCTGATGTGATAAACATGCAGAAAGATGAGGCTAACTCTAATTTTGCCAAGTTTATCATGGATAACTACGAAGACTGGATAAACAAAGACTCGGACGAAATGCCGCTGATGTCGCACCAGATCTTTAAAGAGCGCGTGTTCCCGATGATGAAGGAGTCTGACAGGCCTGTATATTTCCTGTTGATCGATAACCTGCGGTACGATCAGTGGAAGGTGCTGGAGCCCCTGATCTCAGACTACTTTACAGTAGACCAGGAAGAGATGTATTACTCTATCCTACCTACCACTACGGCCTATGCCCGCAACGCCATTTTTTCGGGAATGCTACCGACAGATATAGCCAAACGTTACCCGAACCTGTGGGTGGGCGATGATGAAGAGGAAGGCAAAAACCTGCATGAGCCGGAGTTCCTGGATATACAGATGCAGCAGAACAGGATAAACGAAAAATATAGCTACCACAAAATAACCAACCCTGCAGCAGGCAAAGATCTGCTGGCCAAGTTCAACAACCTCGATAATAATAAGCTGAATGTAATTGTCTACAATTTCGTAGACATGCTCTCGCATGCCCGTACCGATAGTAACATGGTGCGCGAACTGGCACCGGATGAATCGGCTTACCGTTCTATTACCAAATCGTGGTTCCTGCATTCGCCTTTGTTCGAGACCTTACGAATGATTTCTGAGAAGAAAGGCCGCCTGATAATTACAACAGACCATGGAACTATTCGTGTAAAAAGACCTTTTAAGATAATCGGAGACAGAAATACGAATACAAACCTGCGGTATAAGCATGGTAAAAACCTGGGCTACACCGATAAAGATGTTTTCACCGTGAAAAAGCCGGAGCGATTTTTCTTGCCAAAGGCCAATGTTTCTACTACGTTTGTATTCGCAATTGAAGATTACTTTTTTGCGTACCCTAATAACTACAATTATTATGTAAACTACTACAAAGATACCTTCCAGCATGGAGGTATCTCTTTAGAGGAAGTGATCATACCATTTGTAGTGCTTAGCCCTAAGAATGCATAA
- the tsaE gene encoding tRNA (adenosine(37)-N6)-threonylcarbamoyltransferase complex ATPase subunit type 1 TsaE, translating into MHNRVEERIRIEMSSLADLPAAASVLIKEAEQEPVILFEGPMGAGKTTFIKEFCHQLGVKENVSSPTFALVNEYETSEGKLIYHFDFYRINEEREALEIGILEYLASGSMCLIEWPSMIPNLLPEHYLLVKLQPSDEGEVRTMTINRV; encoded by the coding sequence ATGCATAACAGAGTAGAAGAAAGAATACGTATCGAGATGTCGTCGTTGGCTGATTTGCCTGCGGCGGCTTCTGTGCTTATAAAGGAAGCTGAACAGGAGCCCGTTATTTTGTTTGAAGGACCTATGGGGGCAGGAAAAACAACTTTTATAAAAGAGTTCTGCCATCAGTTAGGGGTGAAGGAAAACGTAAGCAGCCCTACCTTTGCGCTTGTGAACGAATATGAAACATCGGAAGGGAAACTAATTTATCATTTTGATTTTTATAGGATAAATGAGGAGCGGGAGGCGCTGGAAATCGGGATACTGGAGTACCTTGCGTCTGGCAGCATGTGCCTGATCGAGTGGCCCTCTATGATCCCGAACCTGTTGCCGGAGCATTACCTGCTTGTAAAACTGCAGCCATCCGACGAGGGAGAAGTGCGAACAATGACTATAAACAGAGTATAG
- a CDS encoding alanine dehydrogenase — protein sequence MTERFAVELGKLASNPALYPKESMLAVEERRRSLFIGIPKESSFQENRIGLTPDAVKQLSDQGHRVWVEAGAGSPSKYSDNEFSEAGAKIVYSTNEVYEAEIILKIAPPTYDEIEYLRPGQTLISALQFGNLTADYINALLRKKITAMSFELLRDKSEAKPIVRAMSEIAGSTVMLIAAEYLSISNEGKGVILGGITGVQPSKVVILGAGTVAEYAARAALGLGAEVKVFDNHIYKLRRLKHNIGAQLFTSTLDKAVLYNEIKQADVVIGALISEEGQVACMIEEGVVAQMSPGSVIIDVCIDQGGCFETSEITSHSRPIYRRYDIIHYCVPNIPSRVPRTATTALSNIFTPIFTEISKFGGINEALFMHEHYRSGVYIYRGSLTNSSIAKKFGMRYKELGLMIAVRN from the coding sequence ATGACGGAGAGATTCGCCGTAGAGCTTGGAAAACTGGCTTCCAATCCAGCCCTTTACCCAAAAGAATCGATGCTGGCTGTAGAAGAGCGCCGCAGGAGCCTATTTATTGGTATTCCAAAAGAATCGTCTTTTCAGGAGAACAGGATCGGACTAACACCGGATGCTGTGAAGCAGTTGTCGGACCAGGGACACCGTGTCTGGGTAGAGGCGGGAGCGGGTAGCCCATCTAAATATTCTGATAACGAGTTTTCGGAAGCAGGGGCAAAAATCGTGTATTCTACAAACGAGGTGTATGAGGCTGAAATCATTCTTAAAATTGCTCCTCCCACGTACGATGAAATAGAGTACCTGCGACCGGGGCAAACGCTGATCTCGGCCCTGCAGTTCGGTAACTTAACGGCTGATTATATCAATGCCCTGCTTCGTAAGAAGATTACGGCAATGTCGTTTGAGTTGCTCCGCGATAAGTCGGAGGCCAAGCCTATTGTGCGGGCGATGAGCGAAATCGCAGGTAGCACGGTCATGCTGATTGCCGCAGAGTATTTAAGTATCAGCAACGAAGGCAAAGGTGTTATCCTGGGTGGTATTACAGGCGTACAGCCTTCAAAAGTAGTTATTCTGGGTGCCGGAACCGTAGCCGAGTATGCTGCCAGAGCTGCTTTGGGACTGGGTGCCGAAGTAAAAGTTTTTGACAACCACATTTACAAGCTGCGCCGCCTTAAGCATAATATTGGTGCGCAGCTGTTTACCTCTACGCTGGATAAAGCGGTGCTGTATAATGAAATAAAGCAGGCGGATGTGGTTATCGGGGCCCTTATTTCGGAAGAAGGACAAGTGGCCTGTATGATAGAGGAGGGAGTCGTCGCCCAGATGAGTCCTGGTTCTGTTATTATTGATGTTTGCATAGACCAGGGAGGCTGTTTCGAAACCTCGGAAATAACATCTCATAGCCGCCCGATCTACCGCCGGTACGATATTATACATTACTGTGTGCCGAACATTCCATCCCGTGTACCACGCACGGCAACCACTGCCCTCAGCAATATTTTTACACCTATTTTCACAGAGATATCTAAATTCGGAGGCATCAACGAGGCCTTGTTTATGCACGAGCATTACCGCAGCGGCGTGTATATCTACAGAGGCAGCCTGACCAACTCCAGCATAGCCAAAAAGTTTGGTATGCGCTATAAAGAGCTGGGGCTGATGATTGCTGTGAGAAATTAA
- a CDS encoding flavin reductase family protein, producing the protein MAIKTINPKEVKTAVFHSILLGSVAPRPIAFASTTDREGNVNLSPFSFFNVFSAHPPVLVFSPARRVRDNTSKHTLDNILATKEVVINIADYSLAEQMSLASTEYEQGVNEFVKAGLTAEASTLVKPPRVQEAPVAFECQVNDIISLGETGGAGNLVVCEVLLAHVNEHILDASGKIDPYKLDAVARMGGDYYIRASGEAIFELEKPVKNKGIGIDALPAFIRNCDLLSGNELARLGNSETIPTPEEVEAFKQEPLVAYTLNKYKHDAAHLRQELKWLGKKLLADKQVQAAWKVLLLSDII; encoded by the coding sequence ATGGCAATAAAAACGATAAACCCGAAAGAAGTAAAAACAGCAGTGTTTCACAGCATACTTTTAGGAAGTGTAGCACCCCGCCCGATTGCCTTTGCCAGTACCACAGACCGGGAAGGCAATGTAAATTTGAGTCCGTTCAGCTTCTTTAATGTTTTTAGTGCTCATCCTCCTGTGCTTGTGTTTTCTCCGGCCAGGCGTGTGCGCGACAATACCTCTAAACACACGCTGGACAATATACTGGCCACAAAGGAAGTGGTGATTAATATTGCTGATTACAGCCTGGCAGAGCAGATGTCATTGGCAAGCACGGAGTATGAGCAAGGCGTAAACGAATTTGTAAAAGCCGGCTTAACAGCAGAAGCCTCTACACTGGTAAAACCACCGCGTGTACAGGAAGCCCCGGTTGCCTTTGAGTGCCAAGTGAACGACATCATTTCTCTGGGAGAAACAGGCGGAGCGGGCAACCTGGTGGTATGCGAGGTACTACTGGCACATGTAAACGAACACATCCTGGATGCCAGCGGCAAAATAGATCCTTACAAGTTGGATGCTGTAGCCCGCATGGGTGGTGATTATTACATCCGGGCCAGTGGCGAGGCCATTTTTGAACTCGAAAAGCCTGTTAAAAACAAAGGGATAGGCATAGACGCACTTCCTGCTTTTATCAGAAACTGTGATTTATTGTCTGGCAATGAGCTGGCCAGGCTAGGAAATTCGGAAACGATACCCACTCCTGAAGAGGTAGAGGCTTTTAAACAGGAGCCCCTGGTAGCCTATACGCTAAACAAGTATAAACACGACGCTGCACATCTAAGGCAGGAACTAAAGTGGTTGGGGAAAAAACTATTGGCAGACAAACAGGTGCAGGCAGCCTGGAAGGTTTTATTATTGAGTGATATTATATAA
- the cysQ gene encoding 3'(2'),5'-bisphosphate nucleotidase CysQ, which yields MQAFVHKSILAAIEAGKKILEVYAGDFSADISFKSDNSPVTIADYKANQVIESYLADTSFPILSEEGTHLAYEERKSWNAFWLIDPLDGTKEFIKKNDEFTVNIALVRDGKPVLGVVYVPVAGTLYYGAEGEGSFVFNVDAAFHPERLEEYLLHATQLPLAKEYDIYTILLSLTHSCPETQAFVEERKNTYGEVKIESAGSSLKLCLVAEGKAQVYPRLGPTMEWDTAAGHAVAKYAGCMVYDFETKQELVYNKENLLNPWFVVEQELPKFVTV from the coding sequence TTGCAAGCGTTCGTACATAAATCAATTCTGGCTGCCATTGAGGCAGGAAAGAAAATTTTAGAAGTATATGCAGGTGATTTTAGTGCCGACATTTCTTTCAAATCAGATAACTCGCCCGTTACCATTGCCGACTACAAGGCAAACCAGGTGATCGAAAGTTACCTGGCCGATACAAGCTTCCCGATCCTGAGCGAAGAAGGAACGCACCTGGCCTATGAAGAAAGGAAAAGCTGGAATGCCTTCTGGCTAATAGATCCCTTGGACGGTACAAAAGAATTTATCAAGAAGAATGATGAGTTTACAGTAAACATTGCCCTGGTGCGTGATGGGAAACCAGTGCTGGGGGTCGTTTATGTGCCGGTGGCGGGTACTTTATACTATGGGGCCGAAGGAGAAGGCAGTTTCGTTTTTAACGTGGATGCCGCTTTTCACCCGGAGAGGCTGGAGGAATACCTGCTGCATGCCACACAACTGCCGCTGGCAAAAGAATACGATATCTATACCATTCTGCTAAGCCTCACGCACTCCTGCCCCGAAACGCAGGCCTTTGTAGAGGAAAGAAAAAACACCTACGGAGAAGTGAAGATTGAGAGTGCCGGAAGCTCTTTAAAACTTTGCCTGGTAGCAGAGGGCAAAGCGCAGGTATACCCGCGTTTGGGCCCGACAATGGAGTGGGATACGGCTGCCGGGCATGCTGTAGCCAAATATGCAGGCTGCATGGTATATGATTTTGAAACAAAGCAGGAGCTGGTTTATAACAAGGAAAACCTCCTAAACCCATGGTTCGTGGTAGAGCAGGAGCTGCCCAAATTTGTAACTGTTTAG
- a CDS encoding SLC13 family permease has translation MLALSPGIQQWVVLLVTFLVVALLLVDKYRPSFVFGGAILVLLLSGIIHTNDFLASVANESIITIFLLIFITTGIKENFNLVGWLDKIFGKTTNGRTFMFKMTTAVATVSSVMNNTPIVALMIPYVYQWAKKHEIAPSKLLIPLSFAAIVGGMITVIGTSTNLVLNGFILSKNDQALAYTDFLYLGLLVTAAGLLFLYFVGYRLLPSRTDAIEEFALQAREYLVETKVRPSSKFAGKTVAEANLRNLKGLYLFEIVRNGSIISPVSPRETLCVEDKLFFAGDTENIVELVKAGNGLELHANHGSNGSVNLLETVVPANSTLIGHTLKGVGFRESYDAAAVAIHRNGEKLRGKIGEIVIKAGDMLLISAGENFERIVQENNNLYLVSVLAKTEDQPAWKKNVFISSMALTVLAIASGFISLFLGLLVIVSVLLWLELLTLSDLQKNLDFELLLILVCSLTFSKALIESGTAKLVADSFIPVFDQWGDRGLLLGMFLITVLLTTFVTNVAAISIVFPVVYALCHGANLPTTPFYVAIAFAASASFLSPFGYQTNLMVYGPGGYKFKDFIKVGLPITIIYSVICIIFIVWYYNL, from the coding sequence ATGCTAGCTCTAAGTCCCGGAATCCAGCAGTGGGTGGTATTACTTGTTACGTTCCTGGTAGTCGCGCTGCTGCTTGTCGATAAGTACAGGCCGTCATTTGTGTTCGGTGGGGCTATACTGGTGCTTTTGCTGAGCGGCATCATCCATACAAACGATTTTCTGGCAAGCGTGGCAAACGAATCGATCATCACCATCTTTCTGCTGATTTTTATTACCACGGGCATCAAGGAAAACTTTAACCTGGTGGGCTGGCTGGATAAAATCTTTGGTAAAACAACTAACGGGAGAACATTTATGTTTAAGATGACAACAGCCGTGGCAACAGTATCATCTGTCATGAACAACACTCCCATTGTGGCGCTGATGATCCCCTATGTTTACCAGTGGGCCAAAAAGCACGAAATCGCTCCCTCCAAGTTGCTGATACCTTTGTCGTTTGCAGCCATTGTCGGGGGCATGATCACGGTAATAGGTACTTCTACCAACCTGGTGCTGAACGGCTTTATTCTCTCAAAAAATGATCAGGCCCTGGCGTATACCGATTTCCTGTACCTGGGGCTGCTGGTAACGGCGGCAGGCTTGCTTTTCCTGTACTTTGTCGGGTATAGGCTCTTGCCTTCCCGCACCGATGCCATCGAAGAGTTTGCTTTGCAGGCGAGGGAGTACCTGGTGGAAACAAAAGTGCGTCCGTCGTCTAAATTTGCAGGGAAAACGGTCGCAGAGGCTAACCTGCGCAACCTGAAAGGGCTTTACCTGTTCGAGATTGTTCGGAACGGCAGTATTATCAGCCCTGTTTCGCCACGTGAAACCCTGTGCGTAGAAGACAAACTCTTTTTTGCGGGCGATACCGAGAATATAGTTGAATTGGTGAAGGCCGGTAACGGGCTGGAGTTGCATGCCAACCATGGAAGCAACGGCAGTGTCAACCTGCTCGAAACGGTGGTGCCTGCCAACTCCACTTTAATTGGCCATACCCTGAAAGGTGTTGGCTTCAGGGAAAGTTACGATGCCGCCGCAGTAGCCATACACCGCAATGGTGAAAAGCTAAGAGGCAAGATAGGAGAGATTGTGATCAAGGCAGGGGACATGCTGTTGATCTCAGCCGGAGAGAACTTTGAGCGGATAGTGCAGGAAAACAACAACCTGTACCTGGTTTCGGTGCTGGCTAAAACCGAAGACCAGCCTGCCTGGAAAAAGAATGTGTTCATTTCCAGCATGGCTTTAACGGTGCTGGCTATTGCTTCAGGCTTTATTTCGCTGTTTCTGGGGCTGCTTGTCATTGTGTCGGTTTTGCTGTGGCTGGAATTACTAACGCTGTCCGATCTGCAGAAAAACCTCGATTTTGAGTTACTGCTGATCCTGGTCTGCTCTTTAACCTTTAGCAAAGCACTGATAGAAAGCGGCACAGCCAAACTGGTGGCCGATTCTTTTATCCCGGTGTTCGATCAGTGGGGCGACCGCGGGCTTTTACTGGGGATGTTCCTGATAACCGTGCTGTTAACTACCTTTGTAACCAATGTAGCGGCCATATCTATTGTGTTTCCGGTGGTGTATGCCCTGTGCCACGGTGCTAACCTGCCCACTACACCTTTTTACGTAGCTATTGCCTTTGCAGCATCGGCTTCGTTTTTGTCGCCGTTCGGGTACCAGACGAATTTAATGGTTTATGGGCCCGGTGGCTATAAGTTTAAAGATTTTATAAAGGTAGGGCTACCAATTACCATAATTTATAGTGTGATTTGTATCATATTTATAGTATGGTATTACAACCTATAA
- the cysC gene encoding adenylyl-sulfate kinase, translated as MGEEMHVVKQCYKIDRCGREARNGHKAACLWFTGLSGSGKSTLANLVEQELFRLGILTYVLDGDNVRQGLNKDLTFVERDRAENIRRISEVVGLMCDAGLVVLAAFISPFRKDRQMLRELIGENFLEIYVDAPLHVCEQRDVKGLYQKARKGEISNFTGISSPFEAPEFPDVHIRTDQHSIEESVKMIVDQILPKLKL; from the coding sequence ATGGGAGAGGAAATGCATGTTGTAAAGCAGTGCTACAAGATAGACCGCTGTGGCCGAGAAGCCAGGAACGGGCACAAAGCGGCCTGTTTGTGGTTTACAGGGCTTTCCGGCTCCGGCAAAAGCACATTGGCCAACCTGGTAGAGCAGGAACTGTTCAGGCTGGGTATTCTTACCTATGTGCTGGATGGCGATAATGTGCGGCAGGGCCTGAACAAAGATCTTACCTTTGTAGAAAGAGACAGGGCTGAAAATATCAGGAGAATAAGCGAAGTGGTTGGCCTGATGTGCGATGCAGGCCTGGTGGTGCTGGCAGCCTTTATTTCGCCATTTCGCAAAGACCGGCAGATGCTGCGTGAACTGATAGGCGAGAATTTTTTAGAAATTTATGTTGATGCACCCTTGCATGTGTGTGAGCAACGCGATGTAAAGGGGCTTTATCAAAAAGCAAGAAAAGGCGAGATAAGTAACTTTACAGGTATATCTTCGCCCTTTGAAGCACCCGAATTTCCGGATGTGCATATTAGAACAGATCAGCACAGCATAGAGGAATCTGTGAAAATGATTGTTGATCAAATTTTACCGAAATTAAAATTATAA
- the cysD gene encoding sulfate adenylyltransferase subunit CysD, with translation MHKYYLDHLQELEAEAIYVIREVVAQFDKPAILFSGGKDSIVVTHLARKAFWPARIPLPLIHIDTGHNFPETMAFRDKLVEELGVQLLVGSVQESIDQGRAKEETGINASRNALQIVTLLDLIETQKIDAAIGGARRDEEKARAKERFFSHRDDFGQWDPKNQRPELWNIFNGRKNMGEHFRVFPISNWTEMDVWNYILQENIAIPSLYFAHEREAVYRDNTWLPVSEHLVLREGEKVEKKLMRFRTLGDITITGGIESEADTLEKIVAEVAASRSTERGNRSDDKRSETSMEDRKRQGYF, from the coding sequence ATGCATAAGTACTATTTAGACCATCTTCAGGAACTCGAAGCCGAAGCCATTTATGTGATCAGAGAGGTTGTTGCCCAGTTTGATAAACCGGCGATTCTCTTTTCAGGCGGAAAAGACTCTATTGTGGTAACGCACCTGGCAAGAAAAGCGTTCTGGCCTGCCAGAATTCCGCTTCCGCTGATCCACATCGACACAGGGCATAACTTCCCCGAAACGATGGCCTTTCGGGACAAGCTGGTAGAAGAGCTGGGAGTGCAGCTGCTGGTGGGCTCAGTACAGGAATCTATCGACCAGGGCAGGGCGAAAGAAGAAACAGGTATAAATGCAAGTCGGAATGCGCTGCAAATAGTAACCTTGCTCGACCTGATCGAAACCCAGAAAATAGATGCCGCCATTGGCGGTGCCCGAAGAGACGAAGAGAAAGCGCGTGCAAAAGAGCGTTTCTTCTCGCACCGGGATGATTTTGGCCAGTGGGACCCTAAAAACCAGCGCCCGGAGCTGTGGAATATCTTTAACGGTCGCAAAAATATGGGCGAGCACTTCCGTGTTTTCCCGATCAGTAACTGGACTGAAATGGACGTCTGGAATTATATCCTGCAGGAAAACATTGCGATACCGTCGTTATACTTTGCACACGAACGCGAAGCTGTTTACCGCGACAATACCTGGTTGCCGGTATCGGAGCATCTGGTGCTGCGCGAAGGGGAGAAAGTAGAGAAAAAGCTGATGCGTTTCAGAACGTTGGGCGATATCACTATTACAGGTGGTATAGAGTCTGAGGCCGATACCCTGGAGAAGATTGTAGCAGAAGTGGCGGCATCACGCAGTACCGAGCGGGGCAATCGCAGCGACGACAAACGCTCCGAAACCTCTATGGAAGACCGAAAACGCCAGGGATATTTTTAA
- a CDS encoding endonuclease domain-containing protein, protein MHNNQYNKKLKPLARTLRSASTKAEVRLWCELLSKSKLGYSFLRQRSVHNYIADFMCKELNLIIEVDGYTHKFKAEEDKLRDKELAAVGFTTLRFTDEEVMKDIANVQRVIEGWIASH, encoded by the coding sequence ATGCACAACAACCAATACAACAAAAAACTGAAGCCACTTGCCAGGACCCTTCGCTCGGCATCTACCAAGGCAGAAGTGAGGTTGTGGTGCGAACTATTAAGTAAAAGTAAACTAGGTTATTCATTCTTACGGCAACGGTCAGTACACAACTATATCGCCGACTTTATGTGTAAAGAATTGAATTTAATTATTGAAGTAGATGGTTATACACATAAATTTAAAGCCGAAGAAGATAAGCTAAGGGATAAAGAGCTGGCAGCTGTAGGATTTACTACTTTACGATTTACTGATGAAGAGGTAATGAAGGATATAGCAAATGTACAGCGTGTTATTGAAGGCTGGATAGCAAGCCATTAA
- the cysN gene encoding sulfate adenylyltransferase subunit CysN, with the protein MKSDLLRFTTAGSVDDGKSTLIGRLLYDSKSIFEDQIAAVKQSSERKGLQHIDLSLLTDGLRAEREQGITIDVAYRYFATPKRKFIIADTPGHIQYTRNMVTGASTANLALILVDARKGIVEQTCRHSYIASLLQIPHLIVCINKMDLVDYSEEVFLKILEEYTEFASKLNVNDIRFIPISALNGDNVVNHLDNMPWYKGATLLHTLETIHIGSDYNHLDARFPVQTIIRPHSSEYHDYRGYAGRVAGGIFRPGDKVLALPSGLSSKIKSIDTFNGPVPEAFAPMSVSITLEDDIDISRGDMLVKENNQSEMSQDLDVMLCWLSGQAPRPGAKYYLRHTSKEVRAVIKDVIYKMDINTLQRLEEEKDIKMNDIARVKLRTTQPLMFDAYRKNRTTGSLILVDESTNETVAAGMIV; encoded by the coding sequence ATGAAATCGGATTTGTTACGCTTTACTACTGCTGGTAGCGTTGATGACGGGAAAAGCACCTTGATTGGCCGTTTGTTATACGATTCAAAATCTATTTTTGAGGATCAGATTGCCGCCGTAAAGCAGTCTAGTGAGCGTAAGGGGCTGCAACATATAGATCTTTCATTGCTAACGGACGGCTTGCGTGCCGAAAGAGAGCAGGGAATTACCATTGATGTAGCCTACAGGTATTTTGCTACGCCTAAGCGTAAATTCATTATTGCAGATACGCCCGGGCATATTCAGTATACCCGCAACATGGTAACCGGTGCTTCTACCGCCAACCTGGCCCTGATTCTAGTGGATGCGCGCAAAGGCATTGTAGAACAAACCTGCCGACATTCCTATATCGCTTCCCTGCTGCAGATACCTCACCTGATCGTGTGTATCAATAAAATGGATTTGGTTGATTATTCAGAAGAGGTTTTCCTGAAGATCCTGGAAGAGTATACCGAGTTTGCCAGCAAGCTGAATGTAAACGATATCCGCTTTATCCCGATCAGTGCCCTGAACGGCGATAATGTGGTAAATCACCTGGATAATATGCCCTGGTACAAAGGAGCTACCCTGCTGCATACGCTGGAGACAATTCACATTGGCAGCGATTACAACCACCTCGATGCCAGGTTCCCGGTGCAGACAATCATACGTCCGCACTCTTCGGAGTACCACGACTATAGGGGATATGCCGGCAGAGTAGCAGGCGGTATTTTCAGGCCAGGCGATAAAGTACTGGCACTGCCTTCCGGTTTATCATCTAAAATCAAGTCCATCGATACGTTTAACGGACCCGTGCCGGAAGCTTTTGCGCCTATGTCGGTTTCTATTACGTTAGAAGATGACATCGACATTAGCCGCGGCGATATGCTGGTAAAAGAGAACAACCAGTCTGAGATGAGCCAGGACCTGGATGTAATGCTCTGCTGGCTAAGCGGACAGGCTCCGCGCCCGGGCGCAAAATATTACCTGCGGCATACGTCAAAAGAGGTAAGAGCAGTTATCAAGGATGTTATCTATAAAATGGACATCAACACGCTGCAACGCCTGGAAGAAGAGAAAGACATTAAAATGAATGATATCGCCCGGGTAAAACTGCGCACCACGCAGCCGCTCATGTTCGATGCCTACAGGAAAAACAGAACAACTGGTTCTTTAATCTTAGTAGACGAATCGACAAACGAAACGGTAGCTGCAGGCATGATCGTGTAA
- a CDS encoding endonuclease domain-containing protein, whose protein sequence is MQNNQYNKSLKPFARAMRTASTKAEVRLWCELLSKSKLGYPFLRQRPVHHYIADFLCKELKLIIEVDGYTHKFKTEEDKIRDKELAELGFTTLRFADEEVMKDLANVQRVMEEWIAHNQKQIIP, encoded by the coding sequence ATGCAAAACAACCAGTACAATAAAAGCCTAAAGCCCTTTGCCAGAGCTATGCGCACTGCATCCACAAAGGCAGAAGTGAGGCTGTGGTGTGAACTGTTAAGCAAAAGTAAATTGGGATACCCTTTTCTGCGGCAACGGCCAGTACACCATTACATCGCTGACTTTCTGTGTAAAGAATTGAAGCTGATTATAGAGGTAGATGGATATACCCATAAGTTCAAAACAGAAGAGGATAAGATAAGGGACAAAGAGCTGGCAGAGTTAGGGTTTACAACTTTACGGTTTGCCGATGAAGAGGTAATGAAGGATTTAGCAAATGTACAGCGTGTTATGGAAGAATGGATAGCGCATAATCAGAAGCAAATCATTCCCTAG